The DNA region GCGTGAAAGCGCTGGATAACGTGTCGCTCACGATTCCGCGGGGCATGTATGGCCTGCTGGGGCCGAATGGCGCGGGCAAGTCCACCCTGATGCGGACGCTGGCCACGCTGCAGGAGCCGGACAGCGGCAGCGTCACGCTGGGCGACATCGACGTTCTCAAGCAAAAAGATGAGGTGCGCCGCCGCCTTGGCTATCTGCCGCAGGAATTTGGCGTGTACCCTCGCATTTCCGCCCAGGACATGTTGAGCCATCTGGCGCTGCTGAAAGGCATCACCAACTCACGGGAGCGCAAAGACGTCGTGTCCGCCATGCTTCAGCGCTGCAATCTTTACGATGTCCGCAAGAAGGCGCTGACCGGGTTTTCCGGAGGCATGCGGCAGCGTTTTGGCATTGCCCAGGCGCTGCTTGGCAATCCGCAGCTGCTGATCGTGGATGAACCCACGGCGGGTCTTGATCCGGGCGAGCGCAATCGCTTCTACAATTTGCTCGCCGAGGTTGGAGAGCAGGTCATCGTCATCCTCTCAACGCATATTGTGGAAGACGTGATGGACCTTTGCACCAACATGGCGATCATCCATGAAGGAAAAGTGCTTTATCAGGGAGAGCCGCAATCCGCGATTTCCAGATTGAATGGTCGGATCTGGCAACGTTCCATTGAAAAGGCAGAGCTGGCGCATTACGAGCAGACCTTCCGCGTCGTCTCCAACAAGCTGGTTGGCGGGCGACCCTTCCTGCATGTCTTTGGAGAGCAGCTGCCTGGCGACGGGTTTCTGCCCATCCAGGCAGATCTGGAAGACGTTTTCTTTACAAAAATCCGGAACTGGGATTAGGAGCGATCAATGTTTCTACGCATAGCGCTGTTCGAAATCCGCTTCTGGCTCCGGTCCTGGATGGTCTGGATTTTCCTGTTCCTCATCGCGTTGTTGATCTTCGGCGCGGTCAGCACTGACCAGATACAGGTAGGCAACTCTTTATCCAACACGTACCACAACGCGCCTTATGTCATCCAGAATTTTTATTCGTTCATTGGGCTGCTCACGCTGCTGATGTCCACGGCATTTGTAACTGCG from Terriglobia bacterium includes:
- a CDS encoding ABC transporter ATP-binding protein, with the protein product MELTIKNLSKTYKNGVKALDNVSLTIPRGMYGLLGPNGAGKSTLMRTLATLQEPDSGSVTLGDIDVLKQKDEVRRRLGYLPQEFGVYPRISAQDMLSHLALLKGITNSRERKDVVSAMLQRCNLYDVRKKALTGFSGGMRQRFGIAQALLGNPQLLIVDEPTAGLDPGERNRFYNLLAEVGEQVIVILSTHIVEDVMDLCTNMAIIHEGKVLYQGEPQSAISRLNGRIWQRSIEKAELAHYEQTFRVVSNKLVGGRPFLHVFGEQLPGDGFLPIQADLEDVFFTKIRNWD